Within Fusarium fujikuroi IMI 58289 draft genome, chromosome FFUJ_chr08, the genomic segment CCGTTTTCTTGCAGTTCCTTCATTCTGGGTACTTGCCTCAGCTCTACCCAGCGAAGGAGACCGATGAGAGAGCCATGAAGGAAGAGTACGTGGCTATCGGAGAAGAATGGGCCAGCTTCGAAGCTTTACAACAACTTGGATTGGTGGTCAAGGGAAGAGACGAAGGACGTGTTTTTTTGGACCCTAGCTCGACATGGGTAagttatttctttattaactCTGGGTTTCATTGCTAACTTCAGGAAGTCAATGATTAAAGAGCTGGCTACTACGACTCTTCAACTGAGAAGCATGCGACAGAGACGTACCTTTACCTCGACTTTCTATAAACCGCTATCTCTGTTCCAACAAAAACATAGAGTTGAAGTACCCCCACTTGTGGCAACAACAAATTCTCAAACTCAAGCACCTGCTGTGCCAGACAGACGTGCCACAGTCGAGGATGAAAGCGAAGTTGACATTATAGAACTGCCGATAAACAAAGAGCCCAAAAAGACACCAGAAGCAAACACAGACGCCCAGAGCAGTGCGGCACCAAGCACGCTTCAACCACAGATTTCCATCACCCCACCATCAACACCGCAGCAGACCTCACCTGACTATTTGGACACAAGCGAGGTAGCGTCGCACGTTTCTTCAGGGTCGCGCTTGTCTAGGTTTGTGAAGCGTTACAAAACAGGAGGGAAAAAGAACCTGTCTTTGCCTCTGCATCGGCAGAGCTCAAAGACTAGTGGAAACGGAAGTGAGAGCACTGAGTGGCAGGATGATGATAAAAGGCCCCTAACACCAACGGACTCGGGTGTTGGAAGCTCCATTGTCTCGGGGCGATAGGGATCTTGCTTGGCGCTAAGACTCATGCTTTATCATCATAGATCATTCATGGTCTACATCTATGTATCCAAACTTGTATTCGTAGGTAGCATGATGAGAATACATGTGACTTGACATCTACTCCTTTTTGTAGAATTGATAATCCGTATATCCAACGGCATTGTCCTCAAAGGGCCCATAAAACGTCTTTCGATCATACGCCTGCAACGGCCATCCAttcctcaatctctccaCCAAGTCAGGGTTACTGATAAAATACCTTCCATACAACAGACCATCATACTTTCCACTCTCGACGACACCCCATGAGGTAACGTCATTGAATCCACCAGCGGAAAAGAATGGCGTATCCCCAAAGATGGAACGGAACAGCGACAGATCAACGGTAGGTAAACCCCAAGAGCCCAAGaacttctgcttctcctcctccgagAAGATCTGCTCATATCTTGGCTCAACGAAACTAACATATGAAAGCTTGGGCAAGCGGGACTTCAGTTCACGACATAGGTGGCTCCAGGTTTCGACGCGCTTCTCGCCACGGGCCTGGTTAAACAGGCCAAAAGGGGTTAGACGAATAGCCAGGTTCTCTTGGCCAATCGCATTGGCTAGTTCCTCCATCAGTTCAATTGCAAAGTTACATCTTTTCTCTTCGGAACCGCCATAGTGGTCCGTTcgtttgttgatgtttgacGAGAGAAATTGCTCGACAAGGTATCCGTTTCCACCGTGGACTTCGACACCGTCGAAACCAGCTTCAATGGCATTCTTTGCGGCATTGACGTAGTCACTGATAGTACTCTTGATCTTATCCACGGTCATCTCGATGGGCGGATAGTCTGCAATCTTAACGGGCGTGGTACTGTGAGGTGGAGGATATGCGAAGGTCTCGTGAGGGTCATCCCATGGTGTTGCCGAGGGGGCCAGAGTAGGAGTCCCCGTCAATTGGGGAATGTTGGCGCGACCGGAGTGCCAAAGCTGGGCATACATATAGCCTCCTTTGGAATGGACAGCAGAAACAACCTTCTTCCAGCCTTCTACCTGTTCAGGTAGGAAAATACCTGGAACGCCTGGCATTCCGTTACCCTCAAGTGAGGGTGGAAGGCCCTCAGAAATAATGAGGCCACCATCGGTTGCTCGTTGAGAATAGTATTCGACCATCAGGTCATTAGGAACCCAGAGTCGGTTGGGCTTCTCAGGCGTAGACTCAGTGTTCACCGGAGTTCCCCGATTTCTAGTCAGAGGTGCATGGATAATGCGGTGCTTGAGATGGACTTTTCCATTTCCAATGTCAAGAGGAGTGAagagcttggaagaagctCCGGCATCGATGATATCGCCCATGGTGCAGTATATCGCGAAGTTCGGAAGGTGTGTCTTATGTCTTCAGGGGTTTGCGAGGTTTTAGATACTTAAACCATTGTACATAGACAAACCGCCGATATCAGAGTCTGATATGTCATCCTATACAGGGTTCCAAGAAACCGGAACGGTCTGCAGAGACCAATACCGGCCTTGGTCTGGTGTCTTGGCTCCATAGATGACACCTACGCCACCTCGGCATTCTCCATAGACAAGGACCATATTCTTTAGTCTCTGGGAATCTTGGCAAATATTGTGGACTGATACCGATTACAGGCGCAAGATTGAGTTGATGTGACGTTTTTGACGACCCGACGAATCGACAGGCTTGCAGCTTGAGAAACCCGGTCCTTGGTACCGACGTCAATGTTTGGACGATGTAACGGCGGTCCACTCTAATGGAGATAAGAATGGGGATGAGTATTTGCGATCGTTGAATGATAAGCGGTGATAAGGTCATAGTTGGGTCTAGAAAAGACACTAGATCTGGGAAATGGAGCGTTATCATGGCAATCTCCACGAGCTTACAAATTCAGATCAATCGAAGCGAGTTCCCAGTGTGCTCCGGAATGAACGAACTTTTCCCGCAAGGAATAGACGGTTGGTGAATTCAGGCGTCAATTGGATACGTTTCTACGGCCTTCATAATATCTAGGTATTTAATGGAAGCAGGCAGTTGTTTAATCCAGGCAAGTGCAAGAACATTTGAGGAATTCGTTGGGGCCGGGCTTTGAAAGGAGCTCTTTTTATTGCCGGTCTAAAGAAAGGGCCTTCAAGCCGCAGGATAAATTGATAAGTGTAACCTTTCATGCTATACTGGCCACTTGGATTGCCTGGCAGGCCTTCGTATATGCTCAAAGAGAGGACTTTGGTCAAATCGAAGTCGATGACCTTCACATGACCCGTTTCGAGATCCTCCAAAGCCGAATATCTGATCTCTTTGACCACCGCGATAAAATGGTACCCTTCCTGAAAGCGGTCAGGGATGCTAACGCGAGTAGTGATGTATAAGCCCTTTTGGCGGCCGAAATCTCATTTGGGCAAGATATCGCTGGTATCAACAATATGATCAGTCGACAGCTGAGTGCAATGGCGAATGCTGGTTTGTCACCTAAAACAAACGAAGTTCACACACTTTAGCAGCTCTCATGGAAATCGACCCTTCATAAAATTGGTTTGACAAGTAACCCGGCAAGTTAGGGTATTAGATGTGGATTTCCTCTCCTCGGTACTCCGTAGTTTACAATCTGTCAAATAGAAGCTGTTTAAATTGCGTTTATCATCATTCAAGAATACTTCTCGTCGCATTTGAACCCATTCAGACTTTACAGAAGCTTGCTTTATTCAGAATTTCTCTAATACCGTATCTCGACTTCACCATCCTAGAGCTGCCTTGATTGAGGCCTCGAGGAGCGCACCGCCTTTGGCCTGCGTAGCAGCATTTGGGTGATAGTCACATCCTGAATCAGAACCCTGAGTAGGCCAATCAACCAGATGGGTCTTGACACCAGCCAGCTGCTGCATAGCATCCTTGAGTACTTTGACATGTGTGGACTTCTGCGCATCAGCCGCGGTAGGGTAGTAATCGCTGAGGAGCGGAGAGGACACAAAGAAGAACTGAGCCTTCGGGTAGTGTGGTTGTATACTCTTGACCAACTTAACCAGAGCTTTAGTCAGGTCTGCTGGGTTGACTGGCTGGCGCACGTTGAGGTAACTAAAGTCATTCGTGCCAAGGTTGATCACAACAGCGTCGGGAACCCACGAACTGGGAAACGTGAAGCTGTTGTCGGCATCGTTGGCTCCGTATCGCGTGTAGAGAACTGGCATCGTTGGTGAAGTATCAGGAGGGTTCTGGGCATAGTTGCGGATAAGACCCTTGCCACTCCACGCAACGACACTATAATCCGCCTTCAAAGCCCTCGCTGCAACAGCACCATATGTCTTGCTGTTGTCCTGCAGAACAGCTGAGTCGACACAAGGATTAACGCCATCAAGACCGTAGCCAACGGTGATGGAGTCTCCAATGATCTCAATCTTGCGCTTTGGTGCTACGTTCTCGACCAGTTGGCCATCCGTGTTAACGCCTGTAACCCGGAAGACACCGAAAGATGCTTCGGACCGCTTGCGAAGTTCAACGGTATGGGTACCCTTTGTGAGCTTTGGAGTCGAGATCGACGTTCCCTCTATATTTTTAATGAGGATCGGACTGCCACCGTCGATAATCAGATCTGCGCTTGATGTGCCGGTGATACCGTCGATCTTGATACTAGCGGTAGTTCCCTTGAAAGTGAAGGCAACTCCGGTGCTCGGCCAAGTGAGCTGCTTGGTCGCCGGGTTCACTCTTCCGACAAATCGATAGCTCTAACCTCAAAGATTAGTAGTGTCTACTGCTGATGGTCGTGAGACTTACAGGCAGTGAAGCTGCCGACACAGCGGTCATAAAGAGGGTCAACACAGccaccttcatcttgaccgTGCCTTGTATCCAAACAGACAGCGAAGCAATCAATGATTGGCAAGACTTTCGATGAGAGGAAAGGACATTTCATCACCTTATATACTTTCACGCATCTCCTGATCAATCCTGGAGACTTCGGCAGAGACTATCCGAATTTGCCTAAATAGGCAAAGCACGGCTGTTTACAAGGTTTCTGTTTCATAAATCATCCACCACTTACAGTGTGCTCCGTCCTATTAAATTGAGACGATCCAACTGTCTCTGTATTTCTCCGGCCCTTCGTACAGCTTCCGGCCCGAAACGAGAACCTTGCGCCCGGGTCCTTCGGAGGAGCCAAAGGAGTATCTCAGCCTCATGCAATGATGAGCATCGGGCGTCCTAGCACTACTACCTACGATTAAGCTCATTTGTAGCCGATTTCCTCAACGCGTTACTAGCTGCGGTCATTCATTCAGAGAGGCATATTACTCGTATGCTCCGCTCGGTCCACACTAGCAAATCCGGATAAGAAACTCGTGGGTGCATGGCCGATTCAGTTTGGATGGTGATTCCTACGGCGACTACACTTTTCGCTGGAGGCATGACAAGCGGCTAAGCCACCATATAAGGAGCAGTGAATGATGTTGGACCGGTGCGACTAGAAGATTCAGGGTATGGGTTAAATACAATAGATGGAAGGACCTTGGCACAAGTAGTTCACTATGGCTGTGGAAGAACTGTATTCTGCCCGGTGCATGTGGATGTAGCTGGTAGAAGCTACGCGAAGGCTATCAGCCAGATACGTTTTATATTTGTAGTTTGTGACTGAGAGCACAAATCAGCACGGAGAACCCATTTATGATGATATTCGCTTGCTTATCATCTTGAGAGTAGCTTGTGATGAACTTGATTACTCTTGAACCAGTTTGCCTCTAAAGTTGTTACAATAACGAAGCGAATGAATTCCTTTAGCTGCGTAGATCAGACCTAGTCACCCATTCATTACGATGCTCCAAGTTCCGTTATACCACCTCGAGACCATAATATGGATCCCACGTTTGCCTCTTGACATTCAATGAATGCCGCTTCAAGCCTCGGTTTATATCTCAGATGGTCGCCAAAGGGGCGAAGAGGGCGTGATGTTTTTAATTCTTTCTGTGGCCGCAGCgtattcatcatcattgacgTACGGCTCGCCTTGAGGGCTAGAAAACCCCcccaggagaagaagtcgcCGATCGTCAAGTTCTGGCCAGTCCATCCCGTCCTCAACGCAGCCTGGCTGTGGCGGGTTTGGCGGGAGTCTCCTCTCATACTTATCTCGGAATATGTGATAGTATGCAAATGCGTGATATGGATGCCATCGTGGTCTATTAACGCTTGCTCCATGGATAGGAAATGGACAAGTTAAGTTTTCTTCGAATGGGGTAGTGAGGAACTTGACCAAGGCATCGAATTGCTCTTGGGTCGGTGGATAAAGAGTTCTGGGGCCTCTGATCAAGTCACCATGGATCCACATGGCATTGCACTGTTCCAGGCGAAACACTCGTCAGCTCTTGGTTTATATCATGAGGAGCCAAAATATCATACCTCCTGTTCAGTC encodes:
- a CDS encoding related to lipase/acylhydrolase, with the translated sequence MKVAVLTLFMTAVSAASLPSYRFVGRVNPATKQLTWPSTGVAFTFKGTTASIKIDGITGTSSADLIIDGGSPILIKNIEGTSISTPKLTKGTHTVELRKRSEASFGVFRVTGVNTDGQLVENVAPKRKIEIIGDSITVGYGLDGVNPCVDSAVLQDNSKTYGAVAARALKADYSVVAWSGKGLIRNYAQNPPDTSPTMPVLYTRYGANDADNSFTFPSSWVPDAVVINLGTNDFSYLNVRQPVNPADLTKALVKLVKSIQPHYPKAQFFFVSSPLLSDYYPTAADAQKSTHVKVLKDAMQQLAGVKTHLVDWPTQGSDSGCDYHPNAATQAKGGALLEASIKAALGW
- a CDS encoding related to OYE2-NADPH dehydrogenase (old yellow enzyme), isoform 1, whose product is MGDIIDAGASSKLFTPLDIGNGKVHLKHRIIHAPLTRNRGTPVNTESTPEKPNRLWVPNDLMVEYYSQRATDGGLIISEGLPPSLEGNGMPGVPGIFLPEQVEGWKKVVSAVHSKGGYMYAQLWHSGRANIPQLTGTPTLAPSATPWDDPHETFAYPPPHSTTPVKIADYPPIEMTVDKIKSTISDYVNAAKNAIEAGFDGVEVHGGNGYLVEQFLSSNINKRTDHYGGSEEKRCNFAIELMEELANAIGQENLAIRLTPFGLFNQARGEKRVETWSHLCRELKSRLPKLSYVSFVEPRYEQIFSEEEKQKFLGSWGLPTVDLSLFRSIFGDTPFFSAGGFNDVTSWGVVESGKYDGLLYGRYFISNPDLVERLRNGWPLQAYDRKTFYGPFEDNAVGYTDYQFYKKE